Part of the Clostridiaceae bacterium genome is shown below.
AATAGAAGGAAAGCTGGAGACAGAATACATTTATCAGGATATAAATGATGTTCCCTCTGATTTCCTTGTTCCTGAGGGAAGAGTCAAACCATGGGGAACAGGCCATGCAGTATTAAGCTGCCGTAAAAAGATAAATTCGAATTTTGCTGTAATTAATGCAGATGACTATTACGGACCTTCTACTTTTAAGATGATGTACGATTATCTTAAAGAATTAAAAGACATAAAAAAGGATACTGGCTTTCAATACCAGTATGCTATGGTAGGTTTTATTATAGAGAATACCCTTTCTGAATACGGACATGTGGCAAGGGGTATCTGTTCTATAGATCAAAATGGTTATCTTAGCAGTATAGTAGAGCGTACGAAAATTAAGAAGTTTGATGATGTAGTCAAATATTATCAGGAAGGAGAAGGCTGGTTGCCTATACCTCCTGGAAGTACTGTATCTATGAATATTTGGGGCTTTACACCCAGTATTTT
Proteins encoded:
- a CDS encoding nucleotidyltransferase, translated to MNKPVLVIMAAGMGSRYGGLKQIDPVGPSEELIIDYSIYDAYKAGFEKVAFVINKNIEKAFRETIGKRIEGKLETEYIYQDINDVPSDFLVPEGRVKPWGTGHAVLSCRKKINSNFAVINADDYYGPSTFKMMYDYLKELKDIKKDTGFQYQYAMVGFIIENTLSEYGHVARGICSIDQNGYLSSIVERTKIKKFDDVVKYYQEGEGWLPIPPGSTVSMNIWGFTPSIFRELENGFSLFLRNNKEKEENILKAEYYLPEAVGNLIAEGKARVKVLKSQERWHGITYAEDKLALKTAIQDMINRGIYPESLW